From a single Sphingobium sp. genomic region:
- a CDS encoding ACP S-malonyltransferase: MKEKLLVVCPGRGTYNASELGYLRRHHGGGGELVARLDAYRASQGQPTISQLDGAEKYSPSLHMPGDNASLLIYACALADFAAIDRERFEVVAVTGNSMGWYLALACAGVVDLDAGARLVNNMGGLMHENGQGGQLVWSLADADWRIDPAKAAIVAEVIAEAGAAARKIYVSIRLGAMIVFAADDAGLKWLMDRLPKDDRFPLKLNYHAAFHSPLLDHIVPMARAANPVAAFDQGAVPAIDGTGKIWSPKAFDPAAIYDYTLGAQINRPYDFTRAVQVAAQEYCPDKIAILGPGTTLGAPVAQALIACGWRDLKGKADFQSRQSSDPLLVSMGMDDQRRLVTYE, translated from the coding sequence ATGAAAGAGAAACTGCTCGTCGTTTGTCCCGGTCGCGGAACCTATAACGCATCTGAATTAGGCTATTTGCGGCGCCACCATGGCGGCGGTGGTGAACTTGTTGCCCGGCTCGATGCCTATCGCGCATCGCAAGGCCAACCGACCATTTCGCAACTCGACGGGGCAGAGAAATACAGCCCGTCGCTGCATATGCCCGGCGATAATGCGTCGCTTCTTATCTATGCTTGCGCATTGGCAGATTTTGCCGCGATCGACCGTGAGCGCTTTGAAGTGGTTGCGGTGACGGGCAATTCGATGGGCTGGTATCTGGCGCTTGCCTGCGCCGGCGTGGTCGATCTTGATGCCGGTGCCCGGCTCGTCAACAATATGGGCGGGTTGATGCACGAAAACGGGCAGGGTGGACAACTTGTCTGGTCATTGGCCGATGCCGACTGGCGGATCGATCCGGCAAAAGCGGCTATAGTTGCAGAGGTGATTGCCGAAGCAGGGGCTGCCGCGCGCAAAATCTATGTTTCGATCCGCCTCGGCGCGATGATCGTGTTTGCAGCCGACGATGCGGGCCTCAAATGGCTGATGGATCGGCTCCCAAAGGATGATCGCTTTCCGCTGAAGCTGAACTATCACGCCGCCTTCCATTCGCCCTTGCTGGATCATATCGTACCGATGGCTAGGGCGGCCAATCCGGTTGCGGCATTTGACCAGGGTGCGGTTCCTGCGATTGACGGCACAGGAAAAATCTGGTCGCCAAAGGCATTCGATCCGGCTGCTATCTACGATTATACGCTCGGCGCGCAGATTAACCGTCCCTATGATTTCACCCGCGCCGTGCAAGTCGCCGCGCAGGAATATTGCCCGGACAAGATTGCCATTTTGGGGCCCGGCACGACGCTGGGCGCACCCGTGGCGCAGGCGTTGATTGCATGCGGATGGCGCGATCTGAAGGGGAAGGCGGATTTTCAGTCGCGCCAGTCAAGCGATCCGTTGCTGGTATCTATGGGTATGGACGATCAGCGCAGGCTGGTGACATACGAATAA
- the zwf gene encoding glucose-6-phosphate dehydrogenase, with translation MSQHSETLLLFGATGDLARRMLLPSLYALHSDELIAPALRIFGTARSEHDDDSFRAFAREALCEFLPDDRKDEGKIDAFLTRLKYQPLDASRPEGFAGLAEKIGDISGGLSIFLSTAPFLFEPTIKGLHGAGLAGDNVRIGLEKPLGNDLASSQSINDAVNAVFPESRTFRIDHYLGKETVQNLMALRFANMLFEPLWNANAIEHVQITVSETVGLEGRAGFYEDTGALRDMVQNHMLQLLALTAMEPPANLDATAIRDEKVKVLRSLRTVAEGDVVTGQYGAGAVNGTAVESYDSDLGKASDTETFVAIKAFVDNWRWQGVPFYLRTGKRLAERRSEIVIRFKPVPHNIFRERGGRLEANTLVIRLQPEEYVRLLVMAKEPGLDRGGVTLREVPLDLSLTAAFAASRRRIAYERLLLDLIEGDQTLFVRRDEVEAQWTWVDAIRGLWSETGLKPKNYGAGGWGPNAAIALVERDGVSWHE, from the coding sequence ATGAGCCAGCATAGCGAGACGTTGCTGCTGTTCGGCGCCACGGGCGATCTGGCGCGGCGCATGTTGCTGCCGTCGCTTTATGCCTTGCACTCTGACGAACTGATCGCGCCGGCGTTGCGCATTTTCGGCACCGCGCGAAGCGAGCATGATGATGACAGCTTTCGCGCCTTCGCCCGCGAAGCGCTTTGCGAATTCCTGCCGGATGATCGCAAAGATGAAGGCAAGATCGACGCCTTTTTGACCCGCCTGAAATACCAGCCGCTCGACGCATCCCGGCCGGAAGGGTTTGCCGGGTTGGCAGAGAAGATTGGCGATATATCCGGCGGGCTTTCAATTTTCCTTTCGACAGCACCCTTTCTTTTTGAACCGACGATCAAGGGGCTGCATGGTGCTGGGCTTGCCGGCGATAATGTGCGGATCGGTCTTGAAAAGCCGCTGGGCAATGATTTGGCCTCAAGCCAGTCGATCAACGATGCAGTCAACGCCGTTTTTCCCGAAAGCCGCACCTTCCGGATTGACCATTATCTGGGCAAGGAAACGGTGCAGAACCTGATGGCGCTGCGCTTTGCGAACATGCTTTTCGAACCCTTGTGGAACGCAAACGCGATCGAGCATGTCCAGATCACGGTCAGCGAAACCGTTGGTTTGGAAGGGCGTGCCGGCTTTTATGAAGATACCGGCGCGTTGCGTGACATGGTGCAAAACCACATGCTGCAGCTGCTTGCCCTGACCGCGATGGAGCCGCCCGCCAATCTGGATGCGACCGCGATCCGCGACGAAAAGGTGAAGGTGTTGCGCTCGCTTCGCACCGTTGCGGAAGGTGATGTCGTGACGGGCCAATATGGCGCGGGTGCCGTCAACGGAACTGCGGTCGAGAGCTATGATAGCGATCTTGGCAAGGCGTCCGACACCGAAACCTTTGTAGCGATCAAGGCCTTTGTCGATAACTGGCGCTGGCAGGGCGTACCCTTTTATCTACGCACCGGTAAAAGACTGGCCGAAAGGCGCAGCGAAATTGTGATCCGGTTCAAGCCCGTGCCGCACAATATCTTTCGGGAGCGTGGCGGGCGCCTTGAGGCGAATACGCTGGTCATCCGTTTGCAGCCGGAAGAATATGTCCGATTGCTGGTCATGGCGAAAGAGCCCGGGCTTGATCGTGGCGGCGTCACGCTGCGCGAGGTGCCGCTGGATCTGTCGCTGACCGCCGCCTTTGCGGCTTCGCGCCGCCGTATTGCTTATGAACGGCTGCTGCTGGACCTTATCGAGGGCGACCAAACGCTGTTCGTGCGTCGCGACGAGGTGGAAGCGCAATGGACTTGGGTCGATGCAATTCGCGGCTTGTGGTCGGAAACCGGGTTGAAGCCCAAAAATTATGGTGCGGGGGGATGGGGGCCCAATGCCGCGATAGCGCTGGTCGAGCGTGATGGAGTAAGCTGGCATGAATGA